Proteins from one Deinococcus sp. AB2017081 genomic window:
- a CDS encoding MBL fold metallo-hydrolase, translating into MTDPNDTGRPTPLARRDALRLLGAAGLVTAAAPLAHAQATPATPASPSQAPGAGMAMNGNGFYRQKIGDATVTVVSDGTAPLAALLPTWGANPDRQAEFAGALAEYSVPATNTVNHFNPVVVESGGKLTLIDTGRGGTGGQLVANLARAGIRPEQIETVFITHGHGDHIGGLTTNGQLTFRNARHVMGAAEFQFWTTQANPNDAVKNNLIAQKDKFTLIQPGQEITAGLTSVATPGHTANHLSVIGQSGSQGFMVFGDAAGHFLLSLKYQGAYVGFDTDGAQAAQTRQTIFARAVDEKLWVTGYHFPFHAIGHLRRAAPGSYEYEPAVWNWS; encoded by the coding sequence ATGACCGACCCCAACGACACCGGACGCCCCACTCCCCTCGCCCGACGTGACGCCCTGCGCCTGCTGGGCGCGGCCGGTCTGGTCACCGCCGCCGCTCCACTGGCCCACGCCCAGGCCACGCCGGCGACCCCGGCCTCGCCGTCCCAGGCCCCGGGGGCGGGCATGGCCATGAACGGCAACGGGTTCTACCGCCAGAAGATCGGGGACGCGACCGTGACGGTCGTGAGCGACGGCACCGCGCCGCTGGCGGCCCTGCTGCCCACGTGGGGGGCCAATCCCGACCGACAGGCCGAGTTCGCCGGGGCGCTGGCGGAGTACAGCGTGCCCGCGACGAACACGGTGAACCACTTCAACCCGGTCGTGGTCGAGAGCGGCGGCAAGCTCACACTGATCGACACGGGGCGTGGCGGCACGGGCGGGCAGCTCGTCGCCAACCTGGCCCGCGCCGGCATCCGGCCGGAGCAGATCGAGACGGTGTTCATCACGCACGGGCACGGCGACCACATCGGCGGGCTGACCACGAACGGGCAGCTCACCTTCCGGAACGCCCGGCACGTGATGGGCGCGGCCGAGTTCCAGTTCTGGACGACCCAGGCCAACCCGAACGACGCCGTCAAGAACAACCTGATCGCCCAGAAGGACAAGTTCACGCTGATCCAGCCGGGCCAGGAGATCACCGCCGGGCTGACCAGCGTGGCGACCCCCGGCCACACCGCCAACCACCTGAGCGTGATCGGGCAGAGCGGGTCACAGGGCTTCATGGTGTTCGGGGACGCCGCCGGGCACTTTCTGCTGTCGCTGAAGTACCAGGGGGCCTACGTGGGCTTCGACACCGACGGAGCCCAGGCCGCGCAGACCCGCCAGACGATCTTCGCGCGTGCGGTGGACGAGAAGCTGTGGGTCACGGGCTACCACTTCCCCTTCCACGCCATCGGGCACCTGCGCCGCGCCGCGCCGGGATCGTACGAGTACGAGCCGGCCGTGTGGAACTGGAGCTGA
- a CDS encoding insulinase family protein, with protein sequence MTATTSAALPRVGDRLGRYTVQRVESLPEMQGTLILLAHDLGARHAHVVRDDDNSAFGVTFPTVPRDSTGVAHILEHIVLMGSQKYPVSDPFFAMLPRSLNTFMNAMTSNDWTTYPFSTRNEQDYFNLLSVYLDATFFPLMRYESFRQDGHRFEFETPDDPTSPLKLQGVVYNEMKGAMAAPGAVMWRAFGKALYPDLTYANNSGGSPQDIPNLSYEGLRAFHAAHYHPSNAFFYTYGRLPLERILAEIESHVLTHFTRQELDVSIPDQAAFAEPRRETVTYPGSDTERGAQVSVAWKLGHTSDPDANLRWSVLSDVLLGNPAAPLTRPLIESGLGAGLADLSGYRDSFREGAFAAGLKGLPAGKAPEVEALVLSTLREIATQGIDPQLIESSLHQFEISQKEVSNAGYPYGLQVMFRLLGPWLYGGDPVTGLRLETELTHLRDDLARGRVFEPMIERQLLDNPHRVTLELAPDPQLAERTEADEQALVTRLSADFTDEDRTRIVAESLRLKELQGQEKPADVLPTLALSDVPPRVPRVAYTVESQGRATVARVPQPTGGLTYVDVQVRLPDVPADLLDTLPLYAFAVTRGGAAGDDYAVLARRIEAVTGGIGASVGVGTRPDDLSALRLSLTFSGKALARNAPALVDVLRDVIATPLFTRDRLEQLLRQRLAGLKASILQGGNAYAERLAAAQVSPAGVITEHFSGLSALASLKTIVEDGGLDDLLVRLHRLHTLLLTGTPVLCVTATEGDLGLDLTPVTAAFVGDAPVGAPRPDTAPRRPQARTTDSPVAFNAVAFRTVPYTHADSPALLVLSRLLRSGYLLKEIREKGGAYGGGAGFDTREGVFTMSSYRDPNVRRTFEVFRDARQFLNTELGQQELTEAILSASKLLDPLTSPDTIGRMRFFGDQAGYTPEVQEAYKARLLAVTLDDLRRVMDTYLTPQHAAYALVAGQDPNEDVRDLNLAFDVQAI encoded by the coding sequence ATGACTGCCACCACCTCTGCCGCCCTGCCCCGCGTGGGCGACCGTCTGGGCCGGTACACCGTGCAGCGCGTGGAATCCCTGCCCGAGATGCAGGGCACGCTGATCCTGCTCGCGCACGACCTCGGGGCCCGGCACGCGCACGTCGTGCGGGACGACGACAACAGCGCCTTTGGCGTCACCTTCCCGACGGTGCCCCGCGACTCCACCGGCGTGGCCCACATCCTGGAACACATCGTCCTGATGGGCAGCCAGAAGTACCCCGTGAGCGATCCCTTCTTCGCCATGCTGCCCCGGTCGCTGAACACCTTCATGAACGCCATGACCAGCAACGACTGGACGACCTACCCCTTCTCCACCCGCAACGAGCAGGACTACTTCAACCTGCTCTCGGTGTATCTGGACGCCACCTTCTTCCCGCTGATGCGCTACGAGTCCTTCCGGCAGGACGGGCACCGCTTCGAGTTCGAGACGCCGGATGATCCCACCAGCCCACTGAAACTCCAGGGCGTCGTCTACAACGAGATGAAGGGGGCCATGGCCGCCCCCGGCGCCGTCATGTGGCGGGCGTTCGGCAAGGCGCTGTACCCCGACCTGACCTATGCGAACAACTCCGGCGGCAGCCCCCAGGACATCCCCAACCTGAGCTACGAGGGCCTGCGGGCCTTCCACGCGGCGCACTACCACCCCAGCAACGCCTTTTTCTACACCTACGGGCGACTGCCCCTGGAACGCATCCTGGCCGAGATCGAATCGCACGTCCTGACGCACTTCACGCGGCAGGAGCTGGACGTGAGCATCCCGGATCAGGCGGCCTTCGCCGAGCCGCGCCGCGAGACCGTCACGTACCCCGGTTCGGACACCGAGCGCGGGGCGCAGGTCAGCGTGGCGTGGAAGCTGGGCCACACCAGCGATCCGGACGCGAACCTGCGCTGGAGTGTGCTGAGCGACGTGCTGCTGGGCAACCCGGCCGCGCCCCTGACGCGCCCCCTGATCGAGTCCGGCCTGGGCGCGGGGCTGGCGGATCTCAGCGGCTACCGCGACTCCTTCCGCGAGGGGGCCTTCGCCGCCGGCCTCAAGGGGCTGCCCGCCGGAAAGGCCCCGGAGGTCGAGGCGCTGGTGCTCTCCACCCTGCGCGAGATCGCCACGCAGGGCATCGATCCCCAGCTCATCGAGAGCAGCCTGCACCAGTTCGAGATCTCGCAGAAGGAGGTCAGCAACGCCGGCTATCCCTACGGCCTGCAGGTGATGTTCCGACTGCTGGGGCCGTGGCTGTACGGCGGCGACCCGGTCACGGGCCTGCGCCTGGAGACCGAGCTGACCCACCTGCGGGACGATCTGGCGCGGGGCCGCGTGTTCGAGCCGATGATCGAGCGGCAGCTGCTGGACAACCCCCACCGCGTCACGCTGGAACTCGCGCCCGATCCCCAGTTGGCCGAGCGCACCGAGGCCGACGAACAGGCCCTGGTCACGCGCCTGAGCGCCGACTTCACCGACGAGGATCGTACTCGCATCGTCGCGGAGAGCCTGCGCCTGAAAGAACTCCAGGGGCAGGAGAAGCCGGCCGACGTGCTGCCCACCCTGGCCCTGTCGGACGTGCCTCCCCGCGTGCCCCGCGTGGCCTACACGGTCGAGTCTCAGGGCCGCGCCACGGTCGCCCGCGTGCCCCAGCCGACCGGCGGCCTGACCTACGTGGACGTGCAGGTCAGGTTGCCCGATGTCCCGGCCGACCTGCTCGATACCCTGCCGCTGTACGCCTTCGCCGTGACGCGCGGCGGCGCGGCCGGGGATGACTACGCCGTCCTTGCCCGCCGGATCGAGGCCGTGACGGGTGGGATCGGCGCCAGCGTGGGGGTCGGCACCCGCCCGGACGACCTGTCGGCGCTGCGCCTGAGCCTGACCTTTTCCGGCAAGGCGCTGGCCCGCAACGCGCCCGCGCTGGTGGACGTCCTGCGCGACGTGATCGCCACGCCGCTGTTCACCCGTGACCGCCTGGAACAGCTGCTCCGGCAGCGGCTCGCCGGCCTCAAGGCCAGCATCCTCCAGGGTGGCAACGCCTACGCCGAGCGCCTCGCCGCCGCGCAGGTGAGCCCGGCCGGGGTCATCACCGAGCACTTCAGCGGTCTCTCGGCGCTGGCGTCGCTGAAGACCATCGTGGAAGACGGCGGCCTGGACGACCTGCTCGTGCGCCTGCACCGCCTCCACACCCTGCTCCTGACCGGTACGCCCGTGCTGTGCGTGACCGCCACCGAGGGCGATCTTGGCCTCGACCTCACGCCCGTCACGGCGGCCTTCGTCGGGGACGCGCCGGTGGGCGCGCCGCGCCCGGACACGGCCCCCCGGCGCCCGCAGGCCCGCACCACGGACTCGCCGGTCGCGTTCAACGCGGTGGCGTTCCGCACGGTGCCCTACACGCATGCCGACAGCCCGGCGCTGCTGGTGCTGTCGCGCCTGCTGCGCAGCGGCTACCTGCTCAAGGAGATCCGCGAGAAGGGCGGGGCCTACGGCGGCGGCGCGGGCTTCGACACCCGCGAGGGCGTGTTCACCATGAGTTCCTACCGCGATCCCAACGTGCGGCGCACCTTCGAGGTCTTCCGCGACGCCCGCCAGTTCCTGAACACCGAACTGGGCCAGCAGGAACTCACCGAGGCCATCCTGTCGGCCAGCAAGCTCCTCGATCCGCTGACCAGCCCCGATACCATCGGCCGGATGCGCTTCTTCGGCGATCAGGCCGGCTACACCCCCGAGGTGCAGGAGGCGTACAAGGCCCGCCTGCTCGCGGTCACGCTGGACGACCTGCGGCGCGTCATGGACACCTACCTGACACCGCAGCACGCCGCCTACGCCCTGGTCGCCGGGCAGGATCCCAACGAGGACGTGCGCGACCTGAACTTGGCATTCGACGTCCAGGCGATCTGA
- a CDS encoding Ig domain-containing protein codes for MVPLTSLRRAALALLLGTALASCGQQTTGAATSGKDALYFADSASGLPPIYVNEPYTATLAVAGGVGPYSLRLASGSLPPGVKLDASQRTLSGQPTKTGTYTFTLEVTDSTLSSKAGEYTLNVQELPPLAITPTLPSGEVRGETRIPLTITAPRGARAAHVSWTLPAGVQVTRIQNADPGGLLFWRQQGTTLLLDMGFRKVPRTGTRVALVTVKPAKAVTFSAGSMTVEARGADGAVVGVPNAAPATTPAEGTSPTTAPAPAETTPTTTPTPTDPDTTDAAPAETPADAPGTDSGTPPPMNPPDPTPPEEDGDQP; via the coding sequence ATGGTTCCCCTGACCTCCCTGCGCCGCGCCGCGCTGGCCCTGCTGCTGGGCACGGCGCTGGCCTCCTGCGGTCAGCAGACGACCGGTGCCGCGACCAGCGGCAAGGACGCGCTGTACTTTGCAGACAGCGCCAGCGGCCTGCCGCCCATCTACGTGAACGAGCCCTACACGGCGACGCTGGCCGTGGCGGGCGGCGTGGGGCCGTACTCGCTGCGCCTCGCGTCGGGCAGCCTGCCGCCCGGCGTGAAGCTGGACGCCTCGCAGCGCACCCTGTCGGGCCAGCCCACCAAGACCGGCACGTACACCTTCACGCTGGAGGTCACGGACTCCACGCTGAGCAGCAAGGCCGGCGAGTACACCCTGAACGTGCAGGAACTGCCGCCCCTGGCGATCACCCCCACCCTGCCCAGCGGCGAGGTGCGCGGCGAGACCCGCATTCCGCTGACCATCACCGCGCCGCGCGGGGCACGGGCCGCCCACGTGTCGTGGACCCTGCCGGCAGGCGTGCAGGTCACGCGCATCCAGAACGCCGATCCGGGCGGTCTGCTGTTCTGGCGTCAGCAGGGCACGACGCTGCTGCTCGACATGGGGTTCCGCAAGGTGCCGCGCACCGGCACGCGCGTCGCGCTGGTCACGGTCAAACCGGCCAAGGCCGTGACCTTCAGCGCCGGCAGCATGACCGTCGAGGCCCGTGGGGCCGATGGAGCCGTGGTGGGCGTGCCGAACGCCGCGCCGGCGACCACCCCCGCCGAGGGCACGTCCCCCACCACCGCGCCTGCGCCCGCCGAGACCACCCCCACCACGACGCCGACCCCGACGGATCCGGATACCACCGACGCGGCTCCTGCCGAGACGCCCGCCGACGCGCCCGGCACCGATTCGGGAACGCCGCCGCCCATGAATCCGCCGGATCCCACGCCGCCCGAAGAAGACGGAGACCAGCCGTGA
- a CDS encoding RNA-binding S4 domain-containing protein, translating into MTRADQDTIDLQDFLKLTGLVQTGGEAKFRVQGGEVRLNGEVETRRRRKLRRGDLVEYAGQRLTVDW; encoded by the coding sequence ATGACCCGCGCCGATCAGGACACCATCGACCTCCAGGACTTCCTGAAACTGACCGGACTGGTGCAGACCGGCGGTGAGGCGAAGTTCCGGGTGCAGGGCGGCGAGGTGCGGCTGAACGGCGAGGTCGAGACGCGGCGGCGGCGCAAGCTGCGGCGGGGCGACCTCGTGGAGTACGCCGGACAGCGCCTCACGGTCGACTGGTGA
- a CDS encoding DUF1684 domain-containing protein: MVSSAYSEAVLDFRRRKDAHFAAGRGPVSTESFTGLTYYPPDEAWAFRVPLHTAPDAAAPFTLDTNTGEPRSMSALGTVTVALPGGERTLTVFAPLGEEQPARVFLPFRDATSGTQTYGAGRYLDAPLTREDGEVWVDVDFNMAYHPYCAYGEGWTCPLPPPGNRVPDAIPAGERLPDAGRP; this comes from the coding sequence CTGGTGAGCAGCGCGTACAGCGAGGCGGTGCTGGACTTCCGCCGGCGCAAGGACGCGCATTTCGCGGCCGGACGCGGCCCGGTCAGCACCGAGTCCTTCACGGGCCTGACGTACTACCCGCCGGACGAAGCGTGGGCGTTCCGGGTGCCGCTCCACACCGCACCGGACGCCGCCGCCCCGTTCACGCTGGACACGAACACCGGGGAGCCGCGCAGCATGAGCGCCCTGGGCACCGTCACCGTGGCCCTGCCCGGCGGCGAGCGCACCCTGACGGTGTTCGCGCCCCTGGGCGAGGAGCAGCCGGCGCGGGTGTTCCTGCCCTTCCGGGACGCGACCAGCGGCACGCAGACCTACGGTGCGGGCCGTTATCTGGACGCACCCCTGACCCGCGAGGACGGCGAGGTGTGGGTGGACGTGGACTTCAACATGGCGTATCACCCGTACTGCGCCTATGGCGAGGGCTGGACGTGCCCGCTGCCGCCCCCCGGCAACCGCGTGCCGGACGCCATCCCAGCGGGCGAGCGCCTGCCGGACGCCGGTCGGCCGTAA
- a CDS encoding PP2C family protein-serine/threonine phosphatase yields MRASATPAMSSGLLTDVGRQRQGGVNQDAALALDLPRGGLYAVADGMGGHAAGELAANLALDALSQHYLDARSSPPVRLAEAVQAANMAVLRHAVGEYVGMGTTLLVALIDRGAVTVAHVGDSRAYLLRRGDLYRLTEDHSWVAEQVRLGHMTEQEARDHQWRSVVSNALGGEERVRLELFGFPAQAGDRLLLCSDGLSGVVLDHQLLELLGRSTDPDDTARALVNAANDAGGPDNITAVVVDVHRDVRLPAYPLPQRMEDGPTYVDVLLSAQRGNSLITYLLLMIAYFTLLGVMLIPERRVLLGLTGTTLLVCVLIGQRLWMARRSGTVLSRPTASPDRPATASPPGTLTGRDHPAPDSRH; encoded by the coding sequence ATGCGCGCTTCCGCGACGCCTGCCATGTCGTCAGGTCTCCTGACAGATGTGGGTCGTCAGCGGCAGGGAGGGGTCAACCAGGATGCTGCCCTGGCCCTCGACCTGCCGCGTGGCGGACTGTACGCAGTAGCAGACGGCATGGGCGGCCACGCGGCCGGCGAACTCGCGGCCAATCTGGCCCTGGACGCCCTGAGCCAGCATTATCTGGATGCCCGCAGCTCTCCTCCGGTGCGGCTGGCCGAGGCCGTGCAGGCCGCGAACATGGCCGTGCTGCGGCACGCCGTCGGGGAGTACGTGGGCATGGGCACGACCCTGCTGGTCGCCCTGATCGACCGGGGAGCCGTCACGGTCGCACACGTGGGGGATTCACGGGCGTATCTGCTGCGGCGCGGCGATCTGTACCGCCTGACCGAGGACCACTCGTGGGTGGCCGAACAGGTGCGCCTGGGGCACATGACCGAACAGGAGGCCCGCGACCACCAGTGGCGCAGCGTGGTCAGCAATGCCCTGGGCGGCGAGGAACGCGTCCGGCTGGAACTGTTCGGCTTTCCCGCGCAGGCCGGCGACCGCCTGCTGCTGTGCAGTGACGGGCTGAGCGGCGTGGTGCTCGACCACCAGCTGCTGGAGCTGCTGGGGCGCTCGACCGATCCGGACGACACGGCGCGGGCCCTGGTGAACGCGGCGAACGACGCCGGTGGCCCCGACAACATCACGGCCGTGGTGGTCGACGTGCACCGTGACGTCCGGCTGCCGGCGTATCCGCTGCCGCAGCGCATGGAGGATGGCCCCACCTACGTGGACGTGCTGCTCAGCGCCCAGCGGGGCAACAGCCTGATCACCTACCTGCTCCTGATGATCGCGTACTTCACGCTGCTGGGCGTCATGCTGATTCCCGAACGCCGCGTGCTGCTGGGACTCACCGGCACGACCCTGCTGGTGTGTGTCCTGATCGGCCAGCGCCTGTGGATGGCCCGCCGCTCCGGCACCGTCCTCAGCCGCCCCACCGCGTCTCCGGATCGTCCGGCCACTGCGTCGCCGCCCGGCACGCTGACCGGCCGGGATCACCCCGCACCGGATTCCCGGCACTGA
- a CDS encoding aminoglycoside phosphotransferase family protein, translating into MTDVPIRRHVDEAATDTALVTRLIAAQCPRWSGAPVTQLQHSGTDNAVYRVGRGLVVRLPRRTWAAGDVAKEAAWLPRLAPLLPLDVPRPLFVGVPGEGFPFPWAVYPWLDGVEAGLDTVRDGHELARDLAAFVAALRSVPRPQGNAPQGSRNGTLQGRDADTRGAIADSAALLDPAPVLAAWEAALAAPAWDGTPVWIHGDLKPGNLLAHRGRLSAVIDWGGLTLGDPAVDLQPAWNLLDAPARATLRAALDVDEAQWARGRGWALSVSVIALPCYLYSNPELAAVCRRTIQAVLDEGTAPC; encoded by the coding sequence ATGACCGATGTTCCGATCCGGAGGCATGTGGACGAGGCGGCGACCGACACCGCCCTGGTGACCCGGCTGATCGCGGCGCAGTGCCCCCGGTGGAGCGGAGCGCCTGTGACGCAGCTGCAGCATTCCGGCACCGACAACGCCGTGTACCGCGTGGGGCGGGGCCTCGTGGTGCGCCTGCCCCGACGCACCTGGGCCGCGGGCGACGTGGCCAAGGAGGCGGCGTGGCTGCCCCGGCTGGCCCCGCTCCTGCCACTGGACGTGCCCCGGCCGCTGTTCGTGGGCGTGCCGGGCGAGGGGTTCCCGTTCCCGTGGGCGGTGTATCCGTGGCTGGATGGAGTCGAGGCAGGGCTGGACACCGTGCGTGACGGGCACGAGCTGGCCCGAGACCTCGCGGCCTTTGTGGCCGCGCTGCGCTCCGTGCCGCGCCCGCAGGGGAACGCGCCGCAGGGTTCCCGGAACGGCACACTGCAGGGCCGCGACGCGGACACCCGAGGGGCCATCGCGGACAGCGCGGCCCTGCTCGACCCCGCGCCGGTGCTGGCCGCATGGGAGGCGGCCCTGGCCGCGCCCGCGTGGGATGGCACTCCGGTCTGGATCCACGGCGACCTGAAACCCGGTAACCTGCTGGCGCACCGTGGACGCCTGAGCGCCGTGATCGACTGGGGCGGCCTGACGCTGGGCGATCCGGCGGTCGATCTGCAGCCGGCGTGGAACCTGCTGGACGCCCCGGCCCGCGCGACCCTCCGCGCCGCACTGGACGTGGACGAGGCCCAGTGGGCACGCGGGCGCGGCTGGGCGCTGAGTGTCAGTGTGATCGCCCTGCCGTGCTATCTGTACAGCAACCCCGAACTCGCCGCCGTCTGCCGCCGCACCATCCAGGCCGTGCTGGACGAGGGCACTGCTCCATGCTGA
- a CDS encoding Crp/Fnr family transcriptional regulator: MPAPDALALLALTPLFQDAGLDTLEGLARHARFATFERGDGVFRAGDPADVLYIVAVGSVRVFRTQRGGREFTLGVDGPRHVLELASVLGGDHRHAAHAQALVTPTTVLTLPADRLRHAILHTPALAGAVIAHLARRDAEHHRRLDALVFRDVGARLAAYLLEQPTPHALPTNSELAALLGTVPEIISRKLGEFYRLGWIDLHRRCVTVVTLPNSSGSRATDRVYPPFSTTQKVLPSGSASTTSSASGSWRHSGRVAPRASSRSISAG, encoded by the coding sequence ATGCCCGCTCCGGACGCCCTGGCCCTGCTGGCCCTGACCCCCCTGTTTCAGGACGCCGGTCTGGACACGCTGGAGGGCCTGGCCCGCCACGCCCGGTTCGCCACGTTCGAGCGGGGTGACGGTGTCTTCCGTGCCGGGGATCCGGCGGATGTCCTGTACATCGTCGCGGTGGGCAGTGTGCGTGTATTCCGTACCCAGCGCGGTGGGCGGGAATTCACGCTGGGCGTGGATGGCCCCCGGCACGTGCTCGAACTGGCCAGCGTGCTCGGCGGTGACCACCGTCATGCGGCCCACGCCCAGGCCCTCGTCACCCCCACCACCGTCCTGACCCTGCCCGCCGACCGGCTGCGTCACGCCATCCTGCACACACCGGCGCTGGCTGGGGCGGTGATCGCGCATCTGGCCCGGCGCGACGCCGAGCATCACCGCCGCCTGGACGCCCTGGTCTTCCGTGACGTGGGTGCCCGGCTGGCGGCGTACCTGCTGGAACAGCCGACTCCACACGCCCTGCCGACCAACAGCGAACTGGCCGCACTGCTGGGCACTGTCCCCGAGATCATCAGCCGGAAACTGGGCGAGTTCTACCGCCTGGGCTGGATCGACCTGCACCGCCGCTGCGTGACGGTCGTGACCCTGCCGAACTCCAGCGGCTCGCGGGCGACGGATAGGGTCTACCCGCCCTTCTCGACCACGCAGAAGGTGTTGCCGTCCGGATCGGCCAGTACGACGTCATCGGCGTCCGGTTCGTGGCGCCACTCGGGCCGCGTGGCCCCCAGGGCGAGCAGCCGCTCGATCTCGGCCGGCTGA
- a CDS encoding indolepyruvate ferredoxin oxidoreductase subunit alpha: MAYVITTGCAGVKDAACTEVCPVECIHDAGDQFVIDPGECINCGLCAVTCPVNAIFQDTDVPAEHAASIARNRDVFL, from the coding sequence ATGGCTTATGTGATCACCACCGGCTGCGCGGGCGTGAAGGATGCCGCCTGCACCGAAGTCTGTCCTGTCGAATGCATCCACGATGCCGGCGACCAGTTCGTGATCGACCCAGGCGAGTGCATCAACTGCGGCCTGTGTGCCGTGACCTGCCCGGTGAACGCCATCTTCCAGGACACGGACGTACCCGCTGAACATGCCGCGTCCATCGCCCGGAACCGGGACGTCTTCCTCTGA
- a CDS encoding DUF427 domain-containing protein, producing MFRSRPTPTPPGPGQESVWDYPRPPRLERVDRRIEIVLGGVTVADTTGAFRVLETSHPPTYYLPKDAFAPGVLSPAPGHSVCEWKGPATYWTLSAGGKTAEAAGWSYERPTPAFRDMAGYVAVYAGRMDACFVGGERVTPQPGGFYGGWITPEVVGPFKGDPGTMGW from the coding sequence ATGTTCCGTTCCCGACCGACCCCCACCCCGCCCGGCCCCGGCCAGGAGAGCGTGTGGGACTACCCGCGCCCACCCCGGCTGGAGCGCGTCGACAGGCGCATCGAGATCGTGCTGGGCGGCGTGACCGTGGCCGACACGACCGGGGCCTTCCGCGTGCTGGAGACCAGCCACCCGCCCACGTACTACCTGCCGAAAGACGCCTTCGCACCGGGTGTCCTGAGCCCCGCCCCCGGCCACAGCGTGTGCGAGTGGAAGGGGCCGGCGACGTACTGGACGCTGTCAGCCGGCGGGAAAACTGCCGAGGCTGCCGGCTGGAGCTACGAACGCCCGACGCCCGCCTTCCGCGACATGGCCGGGTACGTCGCGGTGTACGCGGGCCGCATGGATGCCTGTTTCGTGGGCGGCGAGCGGGTCACGCCCCAGCCCGGCGGCTTCTACGGCGGCTGGATCACGCCCGAGGTGGTCGGGCCGTTCAAGGGCGATCCGGGCACGATGGGATGGTAG
- the pth gene encoding aminoacyl-tRNA hydrolase yields MKVVVGLGNPGTQYAQTRHNVGWLVVDEVARRAGAEWRKEGKDALLTEVRLGTEKVVLVKPQTFMNTSGRAVAPLVTFYKLEGTDLLAVQDDLDSPFGLLKVRMGGRHGGQNGVRDIIRLLGHDAFARLKIGISRPPAGWEVSDWVLSRWRPEEAATLAELVRLGADAVGVWATAGLADVQLQFNGTDLRPAPAPSPSAEQQGAGDVPTPLS; encoded by the coding sequence GTGAAGGTGGTGGTGGGCCTGGGCAATCCGGGCACGCAGTACGCGCAGACCCGGCACAACGTCGGCTGGCTGGTGGTCGACGAGGTGGCCCGCCGCGCCGGGGCCGAGTGGCGCAAGGAGGGCAAAGACGCCCTGCTGACCGAGGTGCGCCTGGGCACGGAAAAGGTCGTGCTGGTCAAGCCGCAGACCTTCATGAACACGTCCGGCAGGGCGGTCGCGCCGCTGGTGACGTTCTACAAGCTGGAGGGCACGGATCTGCTGGCCGTGCAGGACGATCTGGACAGTCCCTTCGGACTCCTGAAGGTGCGCATGGGCGGGCGACACGGCGGGCAGAACGGCGTGCGAGACATCATCCGGCTGCTGGGGCACGACGCTTTCGCGCGGTTGAAGATCGGGATCTCGCGGCCCCCGGCGGGCTGGGAGGTCAGCGACTGGGTGCTGAGCCGCTGGCGGCCCGAGGAAGCCGCCACGCTGGCCGAGCTCGTGCGGCTGGGGGCCGACGCCGTGGGGGTGTGGGCCACGGCCGGACTGGCCGATGTTCAGCTCCAGTTCAACGGCACGGATCTGCGGCCCGCGCCCGCCCCGTCTCCGTCAGCGGAACAGCAAGGCGCCGGCGACGTGCCCACGCCCCTATCCTGA